Proteins encoded together in one Marinobacter sp. Arc7-DN-1 window:
- a CDS encoding ATP-grasp domain-containing protein, translated as MSITSEKQLPEAIEAWLDPGMDSVKGTETPKDPNKGYIALLGWSVNAIKAAQKFDRRYIVVAPEWAADFCTANKIPFIPWDFIRLNDRSLEIAEKLKAEGVDVAIPLFEETVEWSGAINSVLLNNPRMYGQSILFRDKALMKRRAQLGGIRVGIFEEAHEKEDIVRFMKRVNQTLLKLDGDPDDPIHVKAFDKAGCLGHRMIRKIEEIDTIPAEEYPLLMESHLDGWEFAVEAWIHGGKIKFLNISEYVTLGYSVFVPATEQLESWRNAITKQIELLIKTFDIQFGLIHPEYFVTADGEMYFGEVAYRPPGFKAFELIERAYGFNAYQASMLVFDPKSTKEEVDNFFPREVVDAKGYAGCFGVYPRRRVVSKLEMPKETIEHPYFESHELHEPTEETVPDRSAFGTHWGLIFFFGDDPIRMRDLLKAQEDLDFYV; from the coding sequence ATGTCGATAACATCAGAAAAGCAATTACCCGAAGCGATAGAAGCCTGGCTCGATCCGGGCATGGATTCGGTTAAAGGAACTGAAACCCCCAAGGATCCGAACAAAGGCTACATCGCCCTGCTTGGCTGGAGCGTCAATGCGATCAAGGCGGCGCAAAAGTTTGACCGTCGCTACATAGTCGTTGCTCCGGAGTGGGCTGCGGATTTCTGTACCGCAAACAAGATACCTTTCATCCCGTGGGATTTTATCCGGTTGAATGATCGGTCCCTGGAGATTGCCGAAAAGCTGAAGGCGGAAGGCGTCGATGTCGCCATACCGTTATTCGAGGAAACCGTCGAGTGGTCAGGGGCGATTAACTCTGTCCTCCTTAACAACCCTCGCATGTACGGGCAGTCCATTCTGTTTCGTGACAAGGCTCTGATGAAGCGCCGTGCCCAGCTTGGCGGTATTCGCGTCGGGATTTTCGAAGAGGCGCACGAGAAAGAAGACATCGTCCGCTTCATGAAGCGTGTCAACCAGACCCTGCTCAAACTTGATGGTGACCCGGATGACCCGATTCACGTCAAGGCCTTCGACAAGGCCGGTTGTCTCGGTCATAGAATGATCCGCAAGATAGAGGAAATTGACACCATTCCGGCGGAAGAATATCCCCTGCTGATGGAAAGTCACCTGGATGGCTGGGAATTTGCCGTTGAGGCCTGGATCCACGGTGGCAAGATCAAGTTTCTCAACATTTCGGAGTACGTAACGCTGGGCTACTCGGTATTTGTACCCGCTACCGAGCAACTCGAGAGCTGGCGTAACGCGATCACCAAACAGATCGAGTTACTGATCAAAACGTTCGACATACAGTTTGGCCTGATTCATCCGGAGTACTTCGTCACTGCCGACGGCGAAATGTACTTTGGGGAAGTTGCCTATCGTCCGCCCGGGTTCAAGGCTTTCGAGCTTATCGAGCGGGCGTACGGGTTCAATGCCTACCAGGCTTCAATGCTGGTATTCGATCCAAAAAGCACCAAAGAGGAAGTGGATAACTTCTTCCCCCGCGAAGTGGTCGATGCGAAGGGCTACGCAGGTTGCTTCGGTGTGTATCCAAGGCGCCGAGTGGTCAGCAAGCTGGAAATGCCCAAAGAAACGATTGAGCATCCCTACTTCGAGTCACACGAATTGCATGAACCGACAGAAGAGACCGTTCCCGACCGGTCGGCCTTCGGTACTCATTGGGGTCTCATCTTCTTCTTTGGTGATGACCCCATCAGGATGCGGGATCTGCTGAAAGCTCAGGAGGATCTGGACTTCTACGTCTAG